A region from the Excalfactoria chinensis isolate bCotChi1 chromosome 24, bCotChi1.hap2, whole genome shotgun sequence genome encodes:
- the CD79B gene encoding B-cell antigen receptor complex-associated protein beta chain isoform X2: MGDFCTRLWVLQANLWLMVVAAGGIPTDGNSTSNSTGSGCSGIWQHPRFMAAKKNVPVQFICYTRQPHAMRWYKAPVDKEEFQVLDQSSDRFSIQNTESYINFTIFKVSYEDNGVYVCDSKNLTEEKRQPYLCGTELRVVSRSNIQQIQSRNTLKDTIIIIQTILLVIFISVPMLLFLEKGDRKESPDEDHTYEGLEVEQIATYEDITPFRDMKAKWTVGEHPGEE; this comes from the exons ATGGGAGATTTCTGCAcgaggctgtgggtgctccagGCCAACCTCTGGCTGATGGTCGTGGCTGCAG GTGGGATCCCAACAGATGGGAACAGCACCAGTAACAGCACAG GCAGCGGATGCTCTGGGATATGGCAGCACCCACGTTTTATGGCTGCCAAGAAGAACGTGCCCGTCCAGTTCATCTGCTACACCCGTCAGCCCCACGCCATGCGGTGGTACAAAGCGCCGGTGGATAAAGAGGAGTTCCAGGTGCTGGATCAGAGCTCCGATCGCTTCAGCATCCAGAATACAGAATCCTACATCAACTTCACCATCTTCAAAGTCAGCTACGAGGACAACGGCGTCTACGTGTGCGACAGCAAGAACCTCACGGAGGAGAAGAGGCAGCCATACTTGTGTGGGACGGAGCTCAGAGTCGTGA gtcGCAGCAACATCCAGCAGATCCAGAGCAGGAACACGCTGAAGGacaccatcatcatcatccagACCATCCTGCTGGTCATCTTCATCAGCGTCCCCATGCTCCTCTTCCTAGAAAAG GGTGACAGAAAGGAGAGCCCCGATGAAGACCACACCTATGAG GGCCTGGAGGTGGAGCAGATTGCCACCTATGAGGACATCACTCCTTTCCGGGACATGAAGGCCAAATGGACAGTCGGGGAGCACCCAGGAGAGGAATGA
- the SCN4A gene encoding sodium channel protein type 4 subunit alpha: MAGLPYIPGPENLRPFTPASLAAIEQRIAEAEALKLKKQQVEMPEEEELKPSSDLEAGKNLPLIYGDPPLELIGTPLEDLDPFYKDKKTFIVLNKGKSIFRFSATPALYLLGPFHPIRRGAIKVLIHSYPCFSCKLFSMFIMITILTNCVFMTMSNPPAWSKNVEYTFTGIYTFESLIKILSRGFCIDDFTFLRDPWNWLDFMVISMAYITEFVDLGNISALRTFRVLRALKTITVIPGLKTIVGALIQSVKKLSDVMILTVFCLSVFALIGLQLFMGNLRHKCVRWPPPNDTLIWDFGLDNATLANATLYGNFTDGIDGNFTSNSTFDFEAYINDEANFYFLEGALDALLCGNSSDAGKCPEGYECMKAGRNPNYGYTSYDTFSWAFLSLFRLMTQDFWENLFQLTLRAAGKTYMIFFVVVIFLGSFYLINLILAVVAMAYAEQNDATMLEAQQKEEEFQQLMEQLKKQQEEQEKQLQDRQSSSSSLHSSVAGKKSDSDVNSDQDKAKDCNGQVVPKVVLQRSATVIEFNPANEPEKSDSNHLTVGNPDGPGLEKRVGSAISVISNTMEELEEAHQKCPSWWYKFAHTFLVWDCCYPWLKLKEFVKLVVMDPFVDLGITICIVLNTLFMAMEHYPMTEEFENVLTVGNLVFTGIFTAEMVLKLIALDPYEYFQQGWNIFDSIIVTLSLVELGLANVQGLSVLRSFRLLRVFKLAKSWPTLNMLIKIIGNSVGALGNLTLVLAIIVFIFAVVGMQLFGKSYMECVCKISLDCTLPRWHMHDFFHSFLIVFRILCGEWIETMWDCMEVAGQTMCLIVFMMVMVIGNLVVLNLFLALLLSSFSADSLAASDDDGEMNNLQIAIGRITRGIDFLKSSVLMLLRRLWKGKKVAPEEEQEPSKGDNSVLNHVDSSPDPKPDYMDGVAGKEYLLMDELDHMNFINNPNLTVQVPIASEESDLYEETSTQSDTEDAKNPLSSDNASSLCSTVDYKPPQPEEEEVAEEAEESNEPEECFTEGCVKRFPCLHVDITSGRGKIWWNIRKTCFLIVEHDWFETFIVFMILLSSGALAFEDIYIEQRKVIRTILEYADKVFSYIFVIEMLLKWVAYGFKVYFTNAWCWLDFLIVDVSLVSLTANWLGYSELGAIKSLRTLRALRPLRALSRFEGMRVVVNALLGAIPSIMNVLLVCLIFWLIFSIMGVNLFAGKYYRCVNTTTGDLFDISVVNNKSDCMALLYTNEVRWVNVKVNFDNVGLGYLSLLQVATFKGWMDIMYAAVDSREIEEQPMYEINLYMYIYFVIFIIFGAFFTLNLFIGVIIDNFNQQKKKFGGKDIFMTEEQKKYYNAMKKLGSKKPQKPIPRPSNKFQGMVFDFVTKQVFDITIMILICLNMVTMMVETDDQSETKTDILYKINLVFIVIFTGECVLKMFALRYYYFTIGWNIFDFVVVILSIAGIVLSDIIEKYFVSPTLFRVIRLARIGRVLRLIRGAKGIRTLLFALMMSLPALFNIGLLLFLVMFIYSIFGMSNFAYVKKEAGIDDIFNFETFGNSIICLFQITTSAGWDGLLSPILNSGPPDCDPNLENPGSSIKGNCGNPSIGIFFFCSYIIISFLIVVNMYIAIILENFNVATEESSEPLCEDDFEMFYEIWEKFDPDATQFIAYSTLSDFVDTLQEPLRIPKPNKIKLITMDLPMVAGDKIHCLDILFALTKEVLGDSGEMDALKDTMEEKFMAANPSKVSYEPITTTLKRKHEEVCATKIQRAFRRYLLRRSVKQASYMYRHSKDEEALMGDAPEKEGLIATKMHEMYGNSGTDAEMGAAIDLAPVPSSETQSAPVESKPSGGQRIVKESLV, from the exons ATGGCTGGCCTGCCGTACATCCCGGGCCCCGAAAACCTGCGCCCTTTCACCCCCGCCTCGTTGGCTGCCATCGAGCAGCGCATCGCCGAGGCAGAGGCACTCAAGCTAAAGAAGCAGCAGGTGGAGATGCCCGAGGAAGAGGAGCTCAAGCCCAGCAGTGACCTGGAGGCCGGCAAGAACCTGCCCCTTATCTATGGGGATCCCCCCTTAGAGCTCATCGGGACCCCCCTGGAGGATCTGGACCCTTTCTACAAGGATAAGAAG acGTTCATAGTCCTCAACAAAGGGAAGTCCATCTTCCGCTTCTCAGCTACTCCTGCGCTCTACCTGCTGGGGCCCTTCCACCCCATCCGGAGAGGAGCCATCAAAGTGCTCATCCATTCATATCCTTGCTTCA GTTGTAAATTATTCAGCATGTTCATCATGATCACCATTTTAACCAACTGTGTGTTTATGACGATGAGCAACCCCCCGGCGTGGTCCAAGAACGTGGA ATACACCTTCACTGGAATATACACCTTCGAGTCCCTCATTAAGATACTGTCAAGAGGTTTCTGCATCGATGACTTTACATTCCTGCGTGACCCGTGGAATTGGCTGGACTTCATGGTCATCTCCATGGC CTACATCACTGAGTTTGTGGACCTGGGGAACATCTCTGCCCTCAGAACCTTCCGTGTCCTCCGTGCCTTGAAAACCATCACGGTGATCCCAG GGCTGAAGACGATTGTCGGAGCTCTGATCCAGTCGGTGAAGAAGCTCTCGGATGTCATGATCCTCACTGTCTTCTGCCTGAGCGTCTTCGCCCTCATCGGCCTCCAGCTCTTCATGGGGAACCTCCGGCACAAGTGCGTGCGGTGGCCACCCCCCAATGACACCCTGATATGGGACTTTGGTTTGGACAACGCCACGTTGGCCAACGCAACGCTCTACGGCAACTTCACCGACGGCATCGATGGCAACTTCACCAGCAACAGCACCTTCGATTTCGAAGCCTACATCAATGATGAAG CAAATTTCTACTTCCTGGAGGGAGCGCTCGATGCCCTGCTCTGTGGGaacagcagtgatgctgg GAAGTGCCCAGAAGGGTATGAGTGCATGAAGGCAGGCAGGAACCCCAACTATGGCTACACCAGCTACGACACCTTCAGCTGGGCTTTCCTCTCCCTCTTCCGCCTCATGACACAGGACTTCTGGGAGAACCTCTTCCAGCTG ACGCTGCGTGCAGCAGGGAAAACGTACATGATCTTCTTTGTGGTGGTGATATTCCTGGGTTCCTTCTACCTCATCAACCTCATCCTGGCCGTGGTGGCCATGGCCTACGCAGAGCAAAACGATGCCACAATGCTGGAGGCGcagcagaaggaggaggagtTCCAGCAGCTCatggagcagctgaagaagcagcaggaggagcaggagaagcag TTGCAGGACAGGCAGTCCAGCAGCAGTTCCCTGCACAGCAGCGTGGCCGGGAAGAAGAGCGACTCGGATGTGAACAGCGACCAGGACAAGGCAAAGGACTGCAATGGGCAGGTGGTCCCCAAGGTTGTGCTGCAACGCTCCGCCACCGTGATCGAA TTCAACCCAGCCAATGAGCCGGAGAAATCAGACTCCAACCACCTCACTGTGGGCAACCCAGATGGGCCAGGGCTTGAGAAGAGGGTGGGGAGTGCCATCAGTGTCATCTCCAACACCATGGAAG AGCTGGAGGAAGCTCACCAGAAATGCCCGTCCTGGTGGTACAAATTTGCCCACACGTTCCTGGTGTGGGACTGCTGCTATCCATGGCTGAAGCTGAAGGAATTTGTCAAGCTGGTGGTGATGGATCCCTTCGTGGACCTGGGCATCACCATCTGCATCGTGCTCAACACGCTGTTCATGGCCATGGAGCACTACCCCATGACAGAGGAGTTTGAGAACGTGCTGACTGTGGGGAACCTG GTCTTCACGGGGATCTTCACAGCGGAGATGGTGCTGAAGCTCATCGCTCTGGACCCCTACGAGTActtccagcagggctggaacATCTTCGACAGCATCATCGTCACTCTGAGCCTGGTGGAGCTGGGGCTGGCCAACGTGCAGGGGCTCTCCGTGCTGCGCTCCTTCCGCTTG CTGAGGGTCTTCAAATTGGCCAAGTCTTGGCCCACCCTCAACATGCTCATCAAGATCATTGGCAACTCAGTGGGCGCACTTGGGAACTTGACACTGGTGCTGGCCATCATCGTCTTCATCTTCGCCGTGGTGGGGATGCAGCTCTTTGGGAAGAGCTACATGGAGTGTGTCTGCAAGATCTCCCTCGACTGCACTCTGCCCCGCTGGCACATGCATGACTTTTTCCACTCCTTCCTCATTGTCTTCCGCATCCTCTGCGGTGAGTGGATCGAGACCATGTGGGACTGCATGGAGGTGGCCGGACAGACCATGTGCCTCATCGTCTTCATGATGGTCATGGTCATCGGGAACCTGGTG GTGCTCAACCTGTTCTTGgctttgctgctgagctccttCAGCGCCGACAGCCTGGCAGCCTCTGATGATGATGGTGAGATGAACAACCTGCAGATCGCCATCGGCCGGATCACCAGGGGCATCGACTTCCTCAAGTCTTCTGTCCTCATGCTGCTCCGGAGGCTGTGGAAGGGCAAAAAGGTGGCCCCGGAGGAAGAGCAGGAGCCCAGCAAAGGGGACAACTCTGTGCTAAACCACGTGGATAGCAGCCCGGATCCCAAGCCAGATTACATGGACGGAGTCGCAGGGAAGGAATATTTGTTGATGGACGAGTTGGACCACATGAATTTCATCAACAATCCCAACCTGACCGTGCAGGTCCCCATCGCCTCGGAGGAGTCCGACCTCTATGAGGAGACGAGCACTCAGTCTGACACTGAGGATGCCAAG AACCCCCTTTCCAGTGACAACGCCTCATCCCTATGTAGCACCGTGGATTACAAACCACCTCAGCCCGAGGAAGAGGAGGTGGCCGAAGAGGCTGAAGAGAGCAATGAGCCCGAGGAGTGCTTCACTGAAG GCTGCGTCAAGAGGTTTCCCTGTCTCCATGTGGACATCACCAGTGGCAGAGGGAAGATCTGGTGGAACATCCGAAAAACCTGCTTCCTCATCGTGGAGCACGACTGGTTTGAGACCTTCATCGTCTTCATGATCCTCCTCAGCAGCGGGGCGCTG GCTTTTGAGGACATCTACATAGAGCAGCGGAAGGTGATCCGCACCATCCTGGAGTACGCTGATAAGGTCTTCTCCTACATCTTTGTCATTGAGATGCTGCTCAAGTGGGTGGCCTATGGCTTCAAGGTGTACTTCACCAACGCGTGGTGCTGGCTGGACTTCCTCATTGTCGAC GTCTCCCTCGTCAGCCTGACAGCCAACTGGTTGGGATACTCCGAGCTGGGAGCCATCAAATCCCTGCGGACACTGAGAGCACTGAGACCTCTGCGTGCCCTGTCCAGATTTGAAGGCATGAGG GTGGTGGTAAACGCATTGCTGGGTGCCATCCCCTCCATCATGAACGTCCTGCTGGTCTGCCTCATCTTCTGGCTGATATTCAGCATCATGGGGGTGAACCTCTTCGCAGGGAAGTACTACCGATGTGTCAACACCACCACGGGGGACCTCTTTGACATCAGCGTGGTGAACAATAAGAGCGACTGCATGGCTCTCCTCTACACCAACGAGGTCAGATGGGTCAACGTCAAAGTCAACTTCGACAACGTGGGCTTGGGATACCTGTCCTTGCTGCAGGTG GCGACCTTCAAAGGTTGGATGGACATCATGTACGCCGCTGTGGACTCACGTGAG ATTGAAGAGCAGCCAATGTACGAGATCAACCTCTACATGTACATCTACTTCgtcatcttcatcatctttggAGCCTTCTTCACCCTCAACCTCTTCATCGGTGTCATCATCGACAACTTCaaccagcagaagaaaaag TTTGGAGGCAAAGACATCTTCAtgacagaagagcagaagaaatactATAATGCCATGAAGAAGCTCGGCTCCAAGAAACCCCAGAAGCCCATCCCCAGGCCCTCG AACAAGTTTCAAGGGATGGTGTTTGACTTTGTTACCAAGCAAGTGTTTGACATAACCATCATGATCCTGATTTGTCTTAACATGGTGACCATGATGGTCGAAACAGACGATCAAAGCGAGACCAAAACAGACATCCTCTACAAAATCAACCTGGTCTTCATCGTCATCTTCACTGGAGAGTGTGTGCTAAAGATGTTCGCCTTGCGCTACTACTACTTCACCATTGGCTGGAACATCTTTGACTTTGTGGTGGTCATCCTCTCCATCGCAG GTATTGTCCTCTCTGACATCATAGAGAAGTACTTTGTGTCACCCACACTCTTCAGGGTCATCAGGCTGGCGAGGATCGGCCGCGTCCTCCGGCTGATCCGGGGAGCTAAAGGCATCCGGACGCTGCTCTTTGCTCTCATGATGTCCCTCCCTGCCCTGTTCAACATCGGCCTCCTGCTCTTCCTCGTCATGTTCATCTACTCCATCTTCGGGATGTCCAACTTTGCCTACGTAAAGAAGGAGGCGGGGATTGATGACATCTTCAACTTTGAGACTTTTGGGAACAGCATCATCTGCCTCTTCCAGATCACCACGTCGGCCGGATGGGATGGGCTGCTCAGCCCGATCCTAAACAGCGGCCCCCCTGACTGCGACCCCAACCTGGAGAACCCTGGCAGCTCAATAAAGGGCAACTGCGGCAATCCATCCATCGGCATCTTCTTCTTCTGCAGCTACATCATCATCTCCTTCCTCATCGTGGTCAACATGTACATCGCCATCATCCTGGAGAACTTCAACGTGGCCACAGAGGAGAGCAGTGAGCCCCTCTGCGAAGACGATTTTGAGATGTTTTATGAAATCTGGGAGAAGTTTGACCCAGATGCCACCCAGTTCATTGCATACAGCACCTTGTCTGACTTTGTGGACACCCTACAGGAGCCGCTCAGGATCCCCAAGCCGAACAAGATCAAGCTGATCACCATGGATTTACCGATGGTCGCTGGGGACAAAATCCACTGCCTGGATATCCTCTTTGCCCTGACGAAGGAAGTGCTGGGGGACTCAGGAGAGATGGACGCTTTGAAGGACACCATGGAAGAGAAGTTCATGGCTGCCAACCCCTCAAAGGTCTCCTAtgaacccatcaccaccactcTGAAGAGGAAACACGAGGAGGTATGTGCAACGAAAATCCAGCGGGCGTTCCGGAGGTATCTGCTGAGGCGCTCGGTCAAGCAGGCATCCTACATGTACCGACACAGCAAGGACGAGGAGGCACTGATGGGGGATGCCCCTGAGAAGGAAGGTCTGATTGCAACCAAAATGCATGAGATGTATGGGAACAGTGGGACCGATGCGGAGATGGGCGCTGCTATTGATCTCGCACCCGTCCCGAGCTCAGAGACTCAAAGTGCTCCCGTAGAATCAAAGCCATCAGGTGGGCAGCGCATCGTGAAGGAGTCATTGGTATAA
- the LOC140262347 gene encoding vasoactive intestinal polypeptide receptor 1-like: MGCPRLNSGSCVLLLLALPVLQVQATHPDCSIILYFQERENECLEAIRSESQTQPPSGQRGCRTAWDGVSCWPAMPVGQSYAVACPDVPHVFKKSQVLIHRNCTEVGWSPPSPPYYSACELEAVGTSNNTEAKRGYFITMKVLYTCGYSTSLAALFLAIGIFSCFRKLHCTRNSIHIHFFTSFILRGAAVLIKDAVLFSDESVDHCTLSTVKCKASITFVQYSVLANFFWLLVEGMYLQTLLLLTFTSDRSYIWWYILIGWGVPVLTVCVWVVTRLQYDDHGCWDDYSSPYWWVIKAPILLAIFVNFLIFLNVTRMLAQKIRSPDISKNYKQQYMRLTKSTLLLIPLFGVHYVVFALFPEHIGVDARLYFELVLGSYQGFLVALLYCFLNGEVQAEIKRNWGKWQSSMESNVFNMATQDFTA, from the exons ATGGGATGCCCAAGGCTCAACTCCGGCTCctgcgtgctgctgctgcttgctctgccagtgctgcag GTGCAAGCGACGCATCCCGACTGCTCCATCATCCTCTACTTCCAAGAGCGAGAGAATGAGTGCCTGGAGGCCATCAGGAGTGAGAGCCAAACACAGCCCCCCAGTGGGCAGCGAG GCTGCCGAACAGCGTGGGACGGGGTGAGCTGCTGGCCAGCCATGCCTGTGGGTCAGTCCTATGCTGTTGCTTGTCCTGATGTCCCCCACGTCTTCAAGAAGTCCCAAG tgctgatcCACAGGAACTGCACTGAGGTGGGATGGAGTCCCCCCAGCCCACCCTACTACAGCGCCTGCGAGCTGGAGGCTGTTGGGACCAGCAACAACACTGAGGCCAAG aGAGGTTACTTCATCACCATGAAGGTGCTCTACACCTGTGGCTACTCCACGTCCCTGGCAGCCCTGTTCCTGGCCATTGGAATCTTCTCCTGCTTCAG GAAGCTGCACTGTACCAGGAACTCCATCCACATCCACTTCTTCACCTCCTTCATCCTACgtggggctgctgtgctcaTCAAGGACGCCGTCCTCTTCTCTGATGAGTCTGTTGACCACTGCACCCTGTCGACG GTGAAGTGCAAAGCATCCATTACCTTTGTGCAGTACTCGGTGTTGGCCAACTTCTTCTGGCTGCTGGTGGAGGGCATGTACCTGCagaccctgctgctgctcaccttcACTTCCGACCGGAGCTACATCTGGTGGTATATCCTCATCGGATGGG GTGTCCCCGTGTTGACGGTGTGTGTGTGGGTTGTCACCAGGCTGCAGTACGACGACCATGG GTGCTGGGATGACTACAGCAGCCCCTACTGGTGGGTGATCAAGGCTCCCATCCTCCTGGCCATATTT GTGaacttcctcatcttcctcaaCGTCACCAGGATGTTGGCACAGAAGATCCGATCCCCAGACATCAGCAAAAACTACAAGCAGCAATACAT GAGGCTGACCAAGTCCACGTTGCTCCTCATCCCCCTCTTTGGGGTGCACTACGTGGTGTTCGCGCTCTTCCCTGAGCACATCGGGGTGGACGCCCGGCTGTACTTTGAGCTGGTCCTCGGTTCCTACCAG ggTTTCCTGGTGGCTCTGCTCTATTGCTTCCTGAACGGGGAG GTCCAGGCTGAGATCAAGAGAAACTGGGGCAAGTGGCAGTCATCCATGGAGAGCAACGTCTTCAACATGGCAACCCAAGACTTCACGGCGTGA
- the CD79B gene encoding B-cell antigen receptor complex-associated protein beta chain isoform X1, producing MHSTCHPIWVCPHGFVLHGFVLHGFVLHGLLSTVSGTFSCPTGGIPTDGNSTSNSTGSGCSGIWQHPRFMAAKKNVPVQFICYTRQPHAMRWYKAPVDKEEFQVLDQSSDRFSIQNTESYINFTIFKVSYEDNGVYVCDSKNLTEEKRQPYLCGTELRVVSRSNIQQIQSRNTLKDTIIIIQTILLVIFISVPMLLFLEKGDRKESPDEDHTYEGLEVEQIATYEDITPFRDMKAKWTVGEHPGEE from the exons ATGCACAGTACATGTCATCCCATCTGGGTTTGTCCACATGGGTTTGTCCTACATGGGTTTGTCCTACATGGGTTTGTCCTACACGGGCTCTTGTCCACTGTCTCAGGCACCTTCTCCTGTCCTACAGGTGGGATCCCAACAGATGGGAACAGCACCAGTAACAGCACAG GCAGCGGATGCTCTGGGATATGGCAGCACCCACGTTTTATGGCTGCCAAGAAGAACGTGCCCGTCCAGTTCATCTGCTACACCCGTCAGCCCCACGCCATGCGGTGGTACAAAGCGCCGGTGGATAAAGAGGAGTTCCAGGTGCTGGATCAGAGCTCCGATCGCTTCAGCATCCAGAATACAGAATCCTACATCAACTTCACCATCTTCAAAGTCAGCTACGAGGACAACGGCGTCTACGTGTGCGACAGCAAGAACCTCACGGAGGAGAAGAGGCAGCCATACTTGTGTGGGACGGAGCTCAGAGTCGTGA gtcGCAGCAACATCCAGCAGATCCAGAGCAGGAACACGCTGAAGGacaccatcatcatcatccagACCATCCTGCTGGTCATCTTCATCAGCGTCCCCATGCTCCTCTTCCTAGAAAAG GGTGACAGAAAGGAGAGCCCCGATGAAGACCACACCTATGAG GGCCTGGAGGTGGAGCAGATTGCCACCTATGAGGACATCACTCCTTTCCGGGACATGAAGGCCAAATGGACAGTCGGGGAGCACCCAGGAGAGGAATGA